The Cryptomeria japonica chromosome 9, Sugi_1.0, whole genome shotgun sequence DNA segment CAGATATTTGTGAAGGAGACTGGGCTTGAAGGTGTTCTTACCCCTGAGGAATTTATCAGGAGAAGAGAAGAAATGCTACACAGCTTGTTTCCAGAAAGTGGGTTTATGCCAGGTACAAATCTCAGTTTCTATGATGCTGAAATACACATAATTAAAGCAGTGACATTTTTTTGAAAGTTGTTTATAATCAGAAGCAAGGAAACCGGATTTCCATTTTTTTAGCTATATGTATAATCTTTAAAGAAAATGTCTTAGTTTGTATAGTGTAGAGGGATGTTTCACGCAGTTTTGAAAACATACATGGAATTTCCAGTAGGAATACAAAAATGCCAATTTGTTCTTAGAAATAGATTTCTCTACATATCtgaaaaataatgaataaatttTGCATGAGTCCGTTTCTGTCTGGATATTATAAGAAGACATGATCAGAAATTTCCCTTGGAAAATGAACCATATACGTGGACAGTAAGTCTTCCAGTAAGTCTATTGTAGGTGTGGCTTTAGAGAATGTTCTTTTCTGTTTTATTTCTTTGTGGGAGTTTAataaagaatatatatattttttggttattaTGCTTTTCACAACATAATTTGGATTTCATGTTCTGACTGATAGGCTCTTTGGCCCAGGGGCAGAGCGTTTAGTACGGCACCTACATGCACATGGAGTACCCATGGCTGTTGCAACAAGGTTGGAAAGAGAAGCTTCTGTTTCTGAATGTGGAAAAATCTATTTTTAGTTTCTTACTCTTGCATAAAAGAGCTTCCTTTCATTTTTGTACAGCTCTCATAGACGACATTATGAGTTGAAGACAACAAAACACAAAGAATTATTTTCATTGATGCATCATATAGTTGTGGGTGATGATCCGGAAGTTAAACAGGGGAAACCATCTCCTGACATCTTTGTTGTGGCAGCAAAAAGATTTGAGGTGATGAgatctttttctattttttcaaaattgaaattttgaatttgacatAGCTTTAGGATTTTTATCTCTTCATATTGTTTTCATAATTATCTTGATGGAATTGACATCCTTTAGTGAAAAAATATTATGTTTGTCCAGGATCCTTCCCTCCAAGTAGAGAATGTTTTGGTTCTGGAAGATGCTCCATCAGGTGTGGCTGCAGCTAGAAATGCTGGCATGTAAGTAATTATtaatgttggttatttttggagagtaTGCCTTTGTCTTTTATAAGAATTGTATCCTGAAAAATGAATAATGCCTTTAATTTTTTCTTATGCCATGAGTGGTTCACTCTAGGCCTTTGAAACCTACGGAAAAACAAGCTCATATTTATAAAATGTCAGGGTGAATTAGTTGCTCCGAGGAAGTTATCTGCCGTATGGCTTAATTTAAGCTCTAAGAATGTATTGTCAAACTTGCATTTTGTGTCTAACAAGAAGAACTTGTTGCAAATAATTGTCCCTGTGCCTGAAGTATGACAGCATCATCTGCATTTGGTTTTAACCGATGCTATCATTCTCACAAGCTGATACTGTTTATCGAACAAAGGCATCATAACATCAACAATGCTAAATTGTTGGTATAAATTGGTCAACATTGATGCCAGAAAGAGTGTATTTCTGTATCCTATGGCACACCATGTATTGTTCACTTTAAGTTTTGAGTTCAAATTCTCAACTCATGACATATAGTCCTATGACTGTGGTTTTATTGAGATGACTTTAGTTAGTTGTGTCAGGCTAGCGTTTTTTGATATTGTTTGTATCTTGTCTCATTTGATGTTTTTCTACATGAAGACATGGAAAAGAAAATCGCAAACACAGATTCAAATGCAATAAATGGACCTTTATACCTTGTTTTTCTTTGCTCCTGCGATTAGTATTCTTCTGGTTCTCCTTAAAAACAAGGTTGCCCACCTCAATCTTTGGGTTTGGATCTGTTTGTTGTAGCTATAATGCAACCGATTTCGGTATGTTTTGAGGTGACTAACATCATGGAGATGGTGTTCGTCAAGAAGTTGAAGCTCTTTTAGGTGTGCCACTTTGCAGTCTTCTTCAGAAATGAGGTTGTGCAAGGAAACACGTAATgatggtagctcgacctcaattAGCAAGGTTGCTTCAGAACTGTAAACAAGGGAAGAGGTGCGGCACTTTGTGGTTTTTAAATGATTTGCCATTATTGGTGATGATGGTGGAGGGAATGCTGAAGTGACATAGGATCTGGTTAAGGATGAACTTTGCTATTTGGATTCTAATGATGAAAGTGAGTGGAATGACTtttatccacttggtaaagtattcggTAGCAGCaatgatgaatttatggccgttagagGACGTGGGATTAATCTTTCCAATAAGATCGAGAACCCATGTAGAAAATGGCCATGGAGCATAAATTAGGAACTTGAGCTTCTGGTGAGCTAGACATTTCTTCACATGTTGGTAGGCATTTGATTTcatggtaggccaatagtatcctataaaGATGAGCTTCTTGGGTAGGATCATGCCATTTGTATTAGCGCCATAAATTTCATTTTGGACTTCTTGAAGTGCTAGGTTAGCCTCATTTGTGTTGAGACATTTAAATAAAGTGCCATCATAGCCCCTATAGTTGAATGTGCTTCCAAGAAGAGTGTAATGAGAGGTGCATTGGATGAGGCTAAGTGTAGATGTTAGTGTACCAAGGGGTGTTAGTAAGTCTATCAACAATCACATAGATAGAATTCTTACCTTG contains these protein-coding regions:
- the LOC131059278 gene encoding (DL)-glycerol-3-phosphatase 1, mitochondrial; amino-acid sequence: MGDSEPPKYKPITHVLFDMDGLLLDTEKFYTVVQENILAGYGKHFDWSLKSKLIGRKALEAAQIFVKETGLEGVLTPEEFIRRREEMLHSLFPESGFMPGAERLVRHLHAHGVPMAVATSSHRRHYELKTTKHKELFSLMHHIVVGDDPEVKQGKPSPDIFVVAAKRFEDPSLQVENVLVLEDAPSGVAAARNAGMSVVMVPDPNLDSSLCQGADQVLGSLIDFVPRDWGLPEYVEQ